In Minwuia thermotolerans, the following are encoded in one genomic region:
- the glyS gene encoding glycine--tRNA ligase subunit beta, protein MAELLLELFSEEIPARMQDRAAADLARLLNDALTEAGLDVSKPVHHSTPRRLTVVLEEVPEATADVREERKGPKADAPEKAVNGFLGSVGLSRDQVEERETPKGTFLFAVIEKPGQPTAEILPGLIEGAIQKLPWPKSMRWGAHQVRWVRPLHSILCLFGGEVVPVSYGPVTSSNTTRGHRFHAPDAFAVTDFADYRAKLRAAKVMLDRDERKRVINDGAMDSQPRGILYQADPRLLDEVAGLVEWPVPVWGRIDDAFMDVPREVLESSMATHQKYFCAVNDSTDGSLAPYFIAVANLEAEDGGQAIVAGNEKVLRARLSDAKFFWDKDRERSLESRVSDLDPIVFHAAMGSMRRKAERLADLARWLAPKVGADEGDAHRAGILAKADLTTEMVGEFPELQGFMGRYYARHDGEPEALADAIRWHYSPAGPGDLCPSDPVSVAVALADKLDTLAGFFGIGEKPTGSKDPYALRRAALGVIRLILENGIRLNLSATFNHALRAIAGDFSEEHQKMYFDRHREGEAFRAQTTIELLDFIADRLKVTLREQGVRHDLITAVFALGGEDDLVRLTWQVEALQRLVESEDGGNLLAAYRRAANILRIEEKKDGAVHSGPADRGAFVEAAEAELGEALAAALEKADAALASEDFGGAMSAMAALRGPVDAFFDNVTVNADDAALRANRLKLLAEIRATLHRVADFSKIEG, encoded by the coding sequence ATGGCCGAACTGCTGCTGGAGCTGTTCTCGGAGGAAATCCCGGCGCGCATGCAGGACCGCGCGGCGGCCGATCTCGCGCGCCTGCTGAACGACGCGCTGACCGAAGCGGGTCTCGACGTCTCGAAGCCGGTTCATCATTCGACGCCACGGCGTCTGACGGTGGTCTTAGAGGAGGTGCCGGAGGCCACCGCCGACGTTCGGGAGGAGCGCAAGGGCCCGAAGGCCGACGCGCCGGAGAAGGCGGTCAACGGCTTCCTGGGCTCGGTCGGGCTGTCGCGCGACCAGGTCGAGGAACGCGAGACGCCCAAGGGGACGTTCCTGTTCGCCGTGATCGAGAAGCCCGGCCAGCCAACGGCGGAAATCCTGCCCGGACTGATCGAGGGCGCGATACAGAAGCTGCCCTGGCCCAAGTCCATGCGCTGGGGTGCGCACCAGGTGCGCTGGGTGCGGCCGCTGCATTCCATTCTCTGCCTGTTCGGCGGCGAGGTCGTGCCGGTGAGTTATGGCCCGGTGACCTCGTCGAACACGACGCGCGGGCACCGGTTCCACGCGCCCGATGCGTTCGCGGTGACGGATTTCGCCGACTATCGGGCGAAGCTGCGCGCCGCGAAGGTCATGCTCGACCGCGATGAGCGCAAACGGGTCATCAATGACGGTGCGATGGATTCCCAGCCGAGGGGAATTCTGTACCAGGCGGACCCCAGACTTCTCGATGAAGTTGCCGGGCTGGTTGAGTGGCCGGTACCAGTATGGGGTCGGATCGACGACGCCTTCATGGATGTGCCGCGCGAAGTGCTCGAGTCGTCAATGGCGACGCACCAGAAATATTTTTGTGCCGTGAATGATTCCACCGACGGCAGTCTGGCGCCCTACTTCATCGCCGTCGCCAACCTGGAGGCGGAGGACGGCGGGCAGGCCATCGTTGCCGGCAACGAGAAGGTGCTGCGCGCCCGGCTTTCCGACGCCAAATTCTTCTGGGACAAGGATCGGGAACGCAGCCTGGAGAGCCGCGTTTCCGATCTCGACCCGATCGTCTTCCACGCCGCGATGGGCTCCATGCGGCGCAAGGCCGAGCGTCTCGCGGATCTGGCCAGGTGGCTGGCGCCGAAGGTCGGTGCGGACGAAGGGGACGCGCATCGCGCCGGCATACTGGCCAAGGCCGACCTGACCACCGAGATGGTCGGCGAGTTCCCCGAACTGCAAGGGTTCATGGGCCGCTACTACGCCCGCCATGACGGTGAGCCGGAGGCCCTCGCGGACGCCATTCGTTGGCACTACAGTCCAGCGGGCCCGGGCGACCTCTGCCCTTCCGATCCGGTCTCGGTCGCCGTGGCGCTGGCCGACAAGCTGGATACGCTCGCCGGCTTCTTCGGCATCGGCGAGAAGCCGACGGGCTCCAAGGACCCCTATGCGCTGCGCCGCGCGGCGCTGGGCGTGATCCGGCTGATTCTGGAGAACGGCATTCGTCTCAATCTCTCCGCTACGTTCAATCATGCGCTGCGAGCGATTGCTGGCGACTTCTCCGAAGAGCACCAGAAAATGTACTTCGACCGTCACCGAGAAGGTGAAGCTTTTCGTGCCCAGACCACCATCGAACTGCTCGACTTCATCGCCGACCGGCTCAAGGTGACGCTGCGCGAACAGGGCGTGCGCCACGACCTGATCACCGCTGTTTTCGCGCTGGGCGGCGAGGACGATCTTGTGCGTCTCACCTGGCAGGTCGAGGCGCTGCAGCGGCTCGTGGAATCGGAGGACGGCGGCAACCTGCTGGCCGCCTATCGCCGCGCCGCCAACATCCTGCGCATCGAGGAGAAGAAGGACGGCGCCGTCCATTCCGGCCCCGCCGACCGAGGCGCCTTCGTCGAAGCGGCGGAAGCGGAACTGGGCGAGGCCCTCGCCGCCGCGCTGGAGAAGGCCGACGCGGCGCTGGCGTCGGAGGACTTCGGCGGAGCGATGAGCGCGATGGCCGCGCTGCGCGGGCCCGTGGACGCCTTCTTCGACAATGTCACGGTGAACGCCGACGACGCGGCGCTGCGCGCCAATCGGCTGAAGCTGCTGGCGGAGATCCGCGCGACCCTGCACCGGGTGGCGGATTTCTCGAAGATCGAAGGCTAG
- a CDS encoding RNA pyrophosphohydrolase encodes MADDPADLPYRPCVGIMLINRDWRIFVGQRIDQTVEAWQMPQGGIDPGEEPVTAAFREMEEEIGTAKAEVIAESQDWIPYDLPPHLVGRVWRGRYRGQSQKWFAMRFLGEDRDIDLQTDHPEFREWRWTPLSELAEMAIDFKRETYARVVAEFAPLFPAEAR; translated from the coding sequence ATGGCGGATGATCCGGCCGATCTGCCCTACCGGCCCTGCGTCGGGATCATGCTGATCAACCGGGACTGGCGGATATTCGTCGGCCAGCGCATCGATCAGACAGTGGAAGCCTGGCAGATGCCCCAGGGCGGCATCGACCCCGGCGAGGAGCCGGTCACCGCCGCCTTCCGCGAGATGGAAGAGGAGATCGGCACGGCCAAGGCGGAGGTCATCGCGGAGTCACAGGACTGGATCCCCTACGACCTGCCGCCGCACCTCGTGGGCAGGGTCTGGCGCGGCCGCTATCGCGGCCAGTCGCAGAAATGGTTCGCCATGCGGTTTCTGGGCGAGGACCGCGATATCGATCTGCAGACCGACCATCCCGAGTTCCGCGAATGGCGCTGGACGCCGCTCTCCGAACTGGCCGAGATGGCCATCGACTTCAAGCGTGAGACCTATGCCCGGGTGGTGGCCGAATTCGCGCCGCTGTTCCCCGCCGAGGCGCGTTAG
- a CDS encoding divergent polysaccharide deacetylase family protein, with amino-acid sequence MAAHGRRPAAQTALLIVAPLLVLAYAGVIGWLWWAGPPEDAAAPEPIAETGEAATPPAAVKSGEESPAAEAPAVADSPAPEAPSPAPTPQPAPEPEPESEQPAPEPAPRPEPEHPAPQPQPQLEPEAAPRPAPEPMPEPEPAPKGVEEFERTPLPPAPDPELTDRGRYGPLPVRSPDGRVAWQAYGRPFEREAGQPVIAIVMSEVGLAEAATLSAIQDLPGEISLAFSPYSTRLDEWVPAARAAGHEVLIQVPMEPRNTAFDDPGDKALLSTNQPEVNVDRLHWVLSRAVGYVGVTNFMGSRMTVSPKDMQPILEAIGARGLLYVDARVTPASIAAKLSAELGVPSVANDRFIDVEAARGPIDRRLAQLEELALARGVAVGFAQPYPVTIERLRMWIPQMRKRGFLLAPVSAVVRVGGGENGG; translated from the coding sequence ATGGCGGCGCACGGCAGGCGTCCGGCGGCACAGACGGCGCTCCTGATCGTCGCGCCGCTGCTCGTCCTGGCCTATGCCGGGGTGATCGGCTGGCTGTGGTGGGCCGGCCCCCCGGAGGACGCCGCTGCGCCCGAGCCGATAGCGGAAACCGGGGAGGCCGCGACGCCGCCGGCGGCCGTGAAGAGCGGGGAGGAGAGCCCTGCCGCCGAGGCGCCGGCAGTGGCCGACAGCCCCGCTCCCGAAGCGCCGTCGCCAGCGCCAACGCCGCAGCCGGCTCCCGAACCGGAGCCGGAATCGGAGCAGCCCGCCCCCGAGCCGGCGCCTCGGCCGGAACCCGAACATCCGGCGCCGCAGCCTCAACCGCAGCTGGAACCGGAAGCGGCGCCCCGGCCAGCGCCCGAGCCGATGCCCGAGCCGGAGCCGGCGCCGAAAGGTGTCGAGGAATTCGAACGCACGCCCCTGCCGCCTGCGCCGGACCCGGAACTCACCGACCGCGGCCGGTACGGCCCGCTGCCGGTCCGTTCCCCCGACGGGCGGGTGGCCTGGCAGGCCTATGGCCGCCCGTTCGAGCGCGAGGCCGGTCAGCCGGTCATCGCCATCGTCATGTCCGAAGTCGGGCTGGCGGAGGCGGCGACGCTGTCGGCGATCCAGGATCTGCCGGGCGAGATCTCCCTGGCTTTCAGCCCCTATTCGACGCGGCTCGACGAATGGGTGCCCGCGGCGCGCGCGGCCGGCCACGAGGTGCTGATCCAGGTGCCCATGGAGCCCCGCAACACCGCCTTCGACGATCCGGGCGACAAGGCGCTGCTATCGACCAACCAGCCCGAGGTCAATGTCGACCGGTTGCATTGGGTGCTGTCGCGGGCGGTGGGCTATGTCGGCGTGACCAACTTCATGGGCTCGCGGATGACCGTCTCGCCCAAGGACATGCAGCCCATCCTGGAAGCCATCGGCGCGCGCGGCCTGCTCTATGTCGACGCGCGCGTGACCCCGGCCTCGATCGCCGCCAAGCTGTCGGCGGAACTGGGCGTGCCGTCGGTCGCCAATGACCGCTTCATCGACGTCGAGGCCGCACGCGGCCCGATCGACCGGCGGCTGGCGCAACTGGAAGAGCTGGCGCTGGCCCGCGGCGTCGCGGTCGGCTTCGCCCAGCCCTATCCGGTGACGATCGAGCGGCTGCGCATGTGGATACCGCAGATGCGCAAGCGCGGCTTCCTGCTGGCGCCGGTTTCCGCCGTGGTCCGCGTCGGAGGAGGCGAGAATGGCGGATGA
- a CDS encoding murein hydrolase activator EnvC family protein: MHRLLLLALVSWPLLTAADEVRDLEAARDDRAAAAAEADALAREAEAQKAAAAKLSAELAETAGAVRGAESRLSGLEREIAALEARRAELDASLAARRNQMAASLSALTGIARVPPLAVIARPGAFDRARLSASALAGLRPALERRMAAITDDMRTLAATEARLASARSEAENALSALENDRARLAELVAARRAQAGRTRQAAESAQARAAELARKVRTLEDLVSRLGDLEPVAAPEGRRTAEAMAAFKGRLPLPAEGRVVSAFGEQRGANAGKGMAISTRPGAIVTAPHDAIVRFAGDFRSYGRLLILDFGDSYHLLVAGLSGIDVVVGQWLLAGEPVGRMAVREDGGRPELYLELRHDGLPVDPGPWLAQRQGKTSG, translated from the coding sequence TTGCATAGACTCCTGCTTCTCGCGCTGGTGTCGTGGCCGTTACTGACGGCCGCCGATGAGGTGCGGGACCTCGAGGCCGCGCGGGACGACCGGGCCGCAGCGGCGGCGGAGGCCGATGCGCTGGCACGCGAAGCGGAAGCGCAGAAGGCCGCAGCGGCGAAGCTGTCGGCCGAGCTTGCGGAAACGGCGGGCGCGGTGCGCGGCGCCGAAAGCCGTCTCAGCGGGCTGGAGCGGGAAATCGCGGCGCTGGAGGCGCGCCGCGCCGAGCTTGACGCGTCACTGGCGGCGCGGCGCAATCAGATGGCGGCGTCGCTCTCCGCCCTGACCGGGATTGCCCGGGTGCCGCCGCTGGCGGTGATCGCGCGCCCCGGCGCGTTCGACCGGGCCCGGCTGTCGGCCTCGGCTCTGGCGGGGCTGCGCCCGGCCCTGGAACGGCGGATGGCGGCGATCACTGATGACATGCGGACGCTCGCGGCGACCGAGGCCCGTCTCGCGTCGGCAAGGAGCGAAGCGGAGAACGCGCTTTCGGCGCTGGAGAACGACCGCGCCCGGCTGGCGGAACTGGTGGCGGCGCGCCGCGCCCAGGCCGGCCGCACGCGGCAGGCGGCGGAATCCGCGCAGGCGCGCGCGGCGGAGCTGGCGCGGAAGGTACGCACGCTGGAAGATCTGGTCAGCCGGCTGGGCGACCTGGAGCCGGTGGCGGCGCCGGAAGGGCGCCGGACGGCGGAGGCGATGGCGGCTTTCAAGGGACGGCTGCCTCTTCCCGCCGAGGGCCGGGTGGTCTCAGCCTTCGGCGAGCAGCGGGGCGCCAATGCCGGCAAGGGCATGGCGATCAGCACGCGCCCGGGGGCCATCGTGACCGCCCCGCACGACGCAATCGTGCGCTTCGCGGGCGACTTCCGCTCCTATGGGCGGCTGTTGATCCTCGATTTCGGAGACAGCTATCATTTGCTTGTCGCCGGATTGTCTGGCATCGACGTGGTTGTCGGCCAGTGGTTGCTGGCCGGCGAGCCGGTCGGCCGCATGGCTGTCCGGGAAGACGGCGGACGGCCCGAACTCTATCTGGAGCTGCGCCATGACGGCCTGCCTGTCGATCCGGGCCCGTGGCTGGCGCAAAGGCAAGGAAAGACAAGCGGATAA
- the ppdK gene encoding pyruvate, phosphate dikinase, which produces MTKWVLSFGDGSAEGRADMKNLLGGKGANLAEMSNLGLPVPPGFTITTEVCTYYYDHDHSYPPELNDQVRAAVARVGELVGAGFGDAANPLLVSVRSGARASMPGMMDTVLNLGLNDETVEGLANSAGGDRRFALDSYRRFIQMYGDVVLRVDHAAFEDILEGVKDTRGVSLDNELSVEDLEQIVSLFKEEVERETGQPFPQDPEAQLWGAIGAVFSSWMNDRARTYRRLHDIPASWGTAVNVQAMVFGNMGETSATGVAFTRDPSTGEKVFFGEYLINAQGEDVVAGIRTPQLLTKASRERSGEDKPSLEEAMPAVFAELERVYQALETHYRDMQDIEFTVQRGKLWMLQTRSGKRTSRAALKIAVDMVDEGLITEAEAILRVEPSSLDQLLHPTLDPEAVRDVIARGLPASPGAASGKIVFTADDAERLAKLGDKVILVREETSPEDIHGMHAAEGILTSRGGMTSHAAVVARGMGRPCVSGAGHIRIDYRKGEMSVLGRVFNAGDVITIDGAAGEVMAGAVATIQPELSGDFGRLMVWADGHRRMKVRANAETPADARTAREFGAEGIGLCRTEHMFFEDDRILAVREMILSDREKGRRAALEKILPMQRQDFVELFGIMTGLPVTIRLLDPPLHEFLPKSDEDIQAVADVMDADPEHMRRRASELHEFNPMLGHRGCRLGISYPEIYEMQARAIFEAVAEVKRDAGETVTPEIMIPLAATRREIDILKALIDRVAAEVAQASGLELHYLVGTMIELPRAALRAGEIAESAAFFSFGTNDLTQTTFGISRDDSASFLDDYIEQGVFEKDPFVSLDRDGVGELVQIAAERGRKTRPDIKLGICGEHGGDPSSIAFCEEVGLDYVSCSPFRVPIARLAAAQAAIREK; this is translated from the coding sequence ATGACGAAATGGGTCCTGAGCTTCGGCGACGGTTCGGCGGAAGGCCGGGCCGACATGAAGAACCTGCTGGGCGGCAAGGGCGCCAACCTGGCCGAGATGAGCAATCTCGGCCTGCCGGTGCCGCCGGGCTTCACGATCACGACCGAGGTCTGCACCTACTACTACGACCATGACCACAGCTATCCGCCCGAGCTGAACGACCAGGTCCGCGCGGCCGTGGCCCGGGTGGGCGAACTGGTCGGCGCCGGCTTCGGGGACGCGGCCAATCCGCTGCTGGTGTCAGTGCGCTCCGGCGCGCGCGCCTCGATGCCGGGCATGATGGACACGGTCCTCAATCTCGGCCTCAACGACGAAACCGTCGAGGGCCTGGCGAACAGCGCCGGCGGCGACCGCCGCTTCGCGCTCGACAGCTACCGGCGCTTCATCCAGATGTACGGCGACGTGGTGCTCCGCGTCGATCACGCCGCCTTCGAGGACATCCTCGAAGGGGTCAAGGACACCCGCGGCGTATCCCTGGACAACGAACTCTCCGTCGAGGATCTGGAGCAGATCGTGAGCCTGTTCAAGGAGGAGGTCGAGCGCGAGACCGGCCAGCCCTTCCCGCAGGACCCGGAGGCGCAGCTATGGGGCGCGATCGGCGCGGTCTTCAGCTCGTGGATGAACGACCGCGCGCGCACCTACCGCCGCCTGCACGACATCCCGGCGAGCTGGGGCACCGCGGTCAACGTTCAGGCGATGGTCTTCGGCAACATGGGCGAGACCTCGGCCACAGGCGTCGCCTTCACCCGCGATCCCTCGACCGGCGAGAAGGTCTTCTTCGGCGAATACCTGATCAACGCCCAGGGCGAGGACGTCGTCGCGGGCATCCGCACGCCGCAGCTGCTGACGAAGGCGTCCCGGGAACGCTCCGGCGAGGACAAGCCCTCGCTGGAGGAGGCCATGCCCGCGGTCTTCGCCGAACTGGAACGCGTCTACCAGGCCCTGGAGACGCATTACCGTGACATGCAGGACATCGAGTTCACCGTGCAGCGCGGCAAGCTGTGGATGCTGCAGACCCGTTCGGGCAAGCGCACCTCCAGGGCGGCATTGAAGATCGCCGTCGACATGGTCGACGAAGGCCTGATCACCGAGGCCGAGGCCATCCTGCGCGTCGAGCCGTCCTCGCTGGACCAGTTGCTGCACCCGACCCTGGACCCGGAGGCGGTGCGCGACGTCATCGCCAGGGGCCTGCCGGCCAGCCCGGGCGCTGCCTCGGGCAAGATCGTCTTCACTGCCGACGACGCCGAGCGCCTCGCCAAGCTGGGCGACAAGGTCATCCTGGTGCGCGAGGAGACCAGCCCCGAGGACATCCACGGCATGCACGCGGCGGAAGGCATCCTGACCAGCCGCGGCGGCATGACCAGCCACGCGGCGGTGGTCGCGCGCGGCATGGGCCGGCCCTGCGTTTCCGGCGCGGGCCATATCCGCATCGACTACCGCAAGGGCGAGATGTCGGTTCTGGGCCGGGTCTTCAACGCCGGCGACGTCATCACCATCGACGGCGCCGCGGGCGAGGTGATGGCGGGTGCCGTCGCCACCATCCAGCCGGAACTGTCGGGCGATTTCGGGCGGCTGATGGTATGGGCCGACGGCCATCGCCGGATGAAGGTCCGCGCCAACGCCGAGACCCCGGCGGACGCCCGGACCGCACGCGAGTTCGGCGCCGAGGGCATCGGCCTCTGCCGCACCGAGCACATGTTCTTCGAGGACGACCGCATCCTGGCTGTCCGCGAGATGATCCTCTCCGACCGGGAGAAGGGCCGCCGCGCGGCGCTGGAGAAGATCCTGCCGATGCAGCGCCAGGACTTCGTGGAGCTGTTCGGCATCATGACCGGTCTGCCGGTGACGATCCGCCTGCTCGATCCGCCGCTGCACGAGTTCCTGCCCAAGTCCGACGAAGACATCCAGGCGGTCGCGGACGTGATGGACGCCGATCCCGAACACATGCGCCGGCGCGCCAGCGAACTGCACGAGTTCAACCCGATGCTGGGCCATCGCGGCTGCCGCCTGGGCATCTCCTACCCCGAGATCTACGAGATGCAGGCGCGCGCCATCTTCGAGGCGGTCGCCGAGGTCAAGCGGGACGCAGGTGAAACCGTGACGCCGGAGATCATGATCCCGCTGGCCGCCACGCGGCGCGAGATCGACATCCTGAAGGCGCTGATCGACCGCGTCGCCGCCGAAGTGGCCCAGGCCAGCGGGCTGGAGCTGCACTATCTGGTCGGCACCATGATCGAACTGCCGCGGGCGGCGCTGCGCGCGGGCGAGATCGCGGAATCGGCGGCCTTCTTCTCCTTCGGCACCAACGACCTGACGCAGACGACCTTCGGCATCAGCCGCGACGACTCGGCCAGCTTCCTCGACGACTACATCGAGCAGGGTGTGTTCGAGAAGGACCCCTTCGTCAGCCTGGACCGCGACGGCGTCGGCGAACTGGTGCAGATCGCCGCCGAGCGCGGGCGCAAGACGCGTCCCGACATCAAGCTCGGCATCTGCGGCGAGCATGGCGGCGACCCGTCGTCGATCGCCTTCTGCGAGGAAGTCGGGCTGGACTATGTCTCCTGCTCGCCCTTCCGTGTGCCGATCGCCCGCCTCGCCGCCGCCCAGGCCGCGATCCGGGAGAAGTAG
- the gpmI gene encoding 2,3-bisphosphoglycerate-independent phosphoglycerate mutase, which translates to MTEHDSKTSYRPVVLCILDGWGHREAREGNAILMARTPNWDRFCRTCPQSLIETSGVAVGLPDGQMGNSEVGHMNIGAGRVVLQDLPRIDEAIEQDRLGDLPALRRLAEKAGRVHLMGLLSPGGVHSHQDHMIALAKALAANGVEVLVHGILDGRDTPPKSAAGFIEIFEAALPEGVRLATVMGRYWAMDRDKRWDRVKLAFDAIVDAGVAEFADAQTALADAYEAGETDEFVRPRRIGGYDGVRAGDGLLMANFRADRAREILTALLDPHFDGFDRSRVPDFVAAAGMVEYSEALNPFLETLFPSENLEDTLGEVVARAGRTQLRIAETEKYAHVTFFLNGGQETCYEGEDRIMVQSPDVATYDLKPEMSAAEVTDRLVERIRDGRTDLIVVNFANPDMVGHTGVVAAAVKAVEAIDACLGRVAEAVEAAGGAMLITADHGNLEMMADPETGQPHTAHTTNPVPLTLVGGPAGMVLKDGRLADLAPTVLKLMDLPQPAAMSGRVLLAPARAAEERTRRAIA; encoded by the coding sequence ATGACCGAACACGATTCCAAGACGAGCTATCGCCCCGTTGTCCTGTGCATCCTGGACGGCTGGGGCCATCGCGAGGCGCGCGAGGGCAACGCCATCCTGATGGCGCGGACGCCGAACTGGGACAGGTTCTGCCGGACCTGTCCGCAGAGCCTGATCGAGACCTCGGGCGTCGCCGTGGGCCTGCCCGATGGCCAGATGGGCAATTCCGAGGTCGGCCACATGAACATCGGCGCCGGCCGCGTGGTGCTGCAGGATCTGCCGCGCATCGACGAGGCCATCGAACAGGACCGCCTCGGCGATCTGCCCGCGCTGCGCCGGCTGGCGGAGAAGGCGGGCCGTGTGCATCTGATGGGCCTGCTGTCGCCGGGCGGCGTGCATTCGCATCAGGATCACATGATCGCGCTGGCGAAGGCGCTGGCGGCGAACGGCGTCGAGGTGCTGGTCCATGGCATCCTCGACGGCCGCGACACGCCGCCGAAGTCGGCCGCCGGCTTCATCGAGATCTTCGAGGCGGCGCTGCCCGAGGGTGTGCGGCTGGCCACCGTCATGGGCCGCTACTGGGCCATGGACCGCGACAAGCGCTGGGACCGGGTAAAGCTGGCCTTCGACGCCATCGTCGACGCCGGGGTCGCCGAATTCGCCGATGCGCAGACCGCCCTGGCGGACGCCTACGAAGCCGGCGAAACTGACGAGTTCGTCAGGCCGCGCCGGATCGGCGGCTATGACGGCGTGCGCGCGGGCGATGGCCTGCTGATGGCGAATTTCCGCGCCGACCGCGCCCGCGAGATCCTCACCGCCCTGCTGGACCCGCATTTCGACGGCTTCGACCGCTCGCGCGTGCCGGACTTCGTGGCGGCCGCCGGCATGGTCGAGTATTCGGAGGCGTTGAATCCCTTTCTCGAGACGCTGTTCCCGTCCGAGAACCTTGAAGACACGCTGGGCGAGGTCGTGGCCAGGGCAGGTCGGACCCAACTGCGTATCGCCGAAACCGAGAAGTACGCCCATGTCACCTTCTTCCTGAACGGCGGCCAGGAGACCTGCTACGAAGGCGAGGACCGGATCATGGTGCAGTCGCCCGACGTCGCCACCTACGACCTGAAACCGGAGATGTCGGCGGCAGAGGTCACCGACCGGCTGGTCGAGCGCATCCGCGACGGCCGGACGGATCTGATCGTGGTCAACTTCGCCAATCCCGACATGGTCGGCCATACCGGCGTCGTGGCGGCGGCGGTGAAGGCCGTCGAGGCCATCGATGCCTGTCTGGGCCGGGTCGCAGAGGCTGTCGAGGCCGCCGGCGGCGCCATGCTGATCACCGCCGATCACGGCAATCTGGAGATGATGGCGGATCCGGAGACCGGCCAGCCGCATACCGCACACACCACCAATCCGGTGCCGCTCACGCTGGTCGGCGGGCCGGCCGGGATGGTGCTGAAGGACGGCCGTCTGGCCGACCTGGCGCCCACGGTGCTGAAACTGATGGATCTGCCGCAGCCGGCGGCGATGTCCGGCCGCGTACTGCTCGCGCCGGCCAGGGCGGCCGAAGAAAGGACCCGGCGCGCCATTGCATAG
- a CDS encoding S41 family peptidase, translating into MMKRTTVAAVMSAVMIASVSMVACAPARAQDQDREVYRLLELLGDALAKIRSNYVEDVDDKKLIEAGINGMLSSLDPHSNFLSPERVKQMEVDIRGEFGGLGIEVTMENGFVKVVTPIDDTPAARAGVRPGDLISHIDGEPVLGLSLTEAVKKMRGRVGSDIVLTMIREGEAEPFDITITRDIITVQSVRSRAEGNVAYIRITSFNEQTESGLRSAMDTLRAEIGEDQLRGVVLDLRNNPGGLLNQAIAVSDAFLERGEIVSTRGRGDDNIERYNAKSGDIATGLPVIVLINGGSASASEIVAGALKDHNRAILMGTKSFGKGSVQSIIQLQGGNRLKLTTSRYYTPSGTSIQATGILPDIEVPQATLEIIDNPNARSEADLRNRLENDTDNGDGSAPDAGQPGAAAPEGGETPPDYQLQRALDAIRAIDLARAGSLK; encoded by the coding sequence ATGATGAAACGTACGACAGTCGCCGCCGTCATGTCGGCGGTCATGATCGCATCGGTCAGCATGGTCGCCTGCGCCCCGGCGCGCGCTCAGGACCAGGACCGTGAGGTCTATCGCCTGCTGGAGCTGCTGGGCGACGCCCTGGCCAAGATCCGGTCCAACTATGTCGAGGACGTCGACGACAAGAAGCTGATCGAGGCCGGCATCAACGGCATGCTGTCGTCTCTCGATCCGCATTCGAACTTCCTCAGCCCCGAGCGCGTCAAGCAGATGGAAGTGGACATCCGCGGCGAGTTCGGCGGTCTCGGCATCGAGGTCACGATGGAGAACGGCTTCGTCAAGGTCGTCACTCCGATCGACGATACGCCGGCGGCGCGTGCCGGCGTCAGGCCGGGCGACCTGATCAGCCATATCGACGGCGAACCGGTGCTGGGCCTTTCGCTGACCGAGGCGGTGAAGAAGATGCGCGGCCGCGTCGGCTCCGACATCGTGCTGACGATGATCCGCGAGGGCGAGGCGGAGCCTTTCGACATCACCATCACGCGCGACATCATCACGGTGCAGTCCGTGCGCTCCCGCGCCGAAGGCAATGTCGCCTATATCCGCATCACCAGCTTCAACGAGCAGACCGAAAGCGGTCTGCGCAGCGCCATGGACACGCTGCGGGCCGAAATCGGCGAGGACCAGCTGAGGGGCGTGGTGCTGGACCTGCGCAACAATCCGGGCGGACTGCTGAACCAGGCGATCGCGGTTTCCGACGCCTTCCTGGAGCGCGGCGAGATCGTCTCGACCCGCGGCCGCGGCGACGACAATATCGAACGCTACAATGCCAAGTCGGGCGACATCGCCACCGGCCTGCCGGTTATCGTGCTGATCAACGGCGGCTCGGCCAGCGCTTCCGAGATCGTCGCCGGCGCCCTGAAGGACCACAACCGGGCGATCCTCATGGGCACCAAGAGTTTCGGCAAGGGCTCCGTCCAGTCGATTATCCAGCTCCAGGGCGGCAACCGCCTGAAGCTGACCACGTCGCGCTACTACACGCCTTCGGGAACGTCGATCCAGGCGACAGGCATCCTGCCCGACATCGAGGTGCCGCAGGCGACGCTGGAAATCATCGACAATCCGAACGCCCGCTCCGAGGCCGATCTGCGCAACCGTCTGGAGAACGACACGGACAACGGCGACGGTTCCGCGCCCGACGCCGGCCAGCCCGGCGCGGCGGCGCCGGAGGGCGGCGAGACGCCCCCGGACTATCAGCTCCAGCGGGCGCTCGACGCGATCCGGGCCATCGATCTGGCGCGCGCCGGCTCGCTGAAGTAA